One part of the Nocardioides zeae genome encodes these proteins:
- a CDS encoding alpha-1,4-glucan--maltose-1-phosphate maltosyltransferase translates to MVGRIPVMNVAPVVDLGRQPAKATRDEPFRVTATVFREGHDKLGAEVVLTDPAGVQRAPVRMELHPTEPNEYAATVTPDVEGAWTFTVQSWSDPIATWQHAAGLKVPAGVDVELTFLEGRLLLERVLAAGDLTADETTVVTTALEAASATGDPAGARLAALQEPALTAVLAAHPLRELLTLEGPYPFYADRPRALFGSWYEFFPRSEGARVDSDGTVVSGTFRTAAKRLDAVAAAGFDVVYLPPIHPIGEVNRKGPNNTLTPGPGDPGSPWAIGSKDGGHDAIHPDLGTFADFDAFVARAGELGLEVALDLALQAAPDHPWVTSNPEWFTTRADGTIAYAENPPKKYQDIYPINFDNDPTGICREVLRVVKLWMSHGVRIFRVDNPHTKPVAFWEWLLREVRRTDPDVIFLAEAFTKPAMMQGLGAIGFHQSYTYFTWRTAKWEIEDYLRELTSETDHLMRPNFFVNTPDILHASLQYGGPPVFKIRAALAATSSPTYGVYAGYELFEHVAVKPGSEEYLDSEKYQVRIRDWETAEAEGRTLTPYLTRLNEVRREHRALQLLRNLTIHHSDDENVLVYSKRATGTDGPDGADDVVIVVINLDPHATRETTVHLDMPSLGLDWGDAYEVTDAFTGETWTWREHNYVRLDPGHEPAHVLTLRSLR, encoded by the coding sequence ATGGTCGGACGCATCCCCGTCATGAACGTCGCGCCCGTCGTCGACCTCGGCCGCCAACCGGCCAAGGCGACCCGGGACGAGCCCTTCCGCGTGACCGCCACCGTCTTCCGGGAGGGTCACGACAAGCTAGGAGCCGAGGTGGTCCTCACGGACCCCGCGGGCGTGCAACGCGCGCCCGTCCGGATGGAGCTGCACCCCACCGAGCCCAACGAGTACGCCGCGACCGTCACCCCCGACGTCGAGGGCGCCTGGACGTTCACCGTGCAGTCGTGGTCGGACCCGATCGCCACGTGGCAGCACGCCGCCGGGCTGAAGGTCCCGGCCGGCGTCGACGTCGAGCTCACCTTCCTCGAGGGTCGGCTGCTGCTCGAGCGCGTCCTGGCCGCCGGCGACCTGACGGCCGACGAGACGACCGTCGTGACGACGGCGCTGGAGGCCGCATCGGCGACCGGCGACCCCGCCGGCGCCCGCCTCGCGGCGCTGCAGGAGCCCGCCCTCACCGCGGTGCTGGCGGCCCATCCGCTCCGCGAGCTCCTCACGCTCGAGGGGCCCTACCCGTTCTACGCCGACCGCCCGCGCGCGCTCTTCGGCAGCTGGTACGAGTTCTTCCCGCGGTCGGAGGGCGCCCGCGTCGACAGCGACGGCACGGTCGTGTCCGGCACGTTCCGCACGGCGGCGAAGCGCCTCGACGCCGTCGCCGCCGCCGGCTTCGACGTCGTCTATCTCCCGCCGATCCACCCGATCGGCGAGGTCAACCGCAAGGGCCCCAACAACACGCTCACCCCGGGTCCCGGCGACCCCGGCTCGCCCTGGGCGATCGGCTCGAAGGACGGCGGGCACGACGCGATCCACCCCGACCTCGGCACGTTCGCCGACTTCGACGCGTTCGTCGCGCGCGCCGGCGAGCTCGGGCTCGAGGTCGCCCTCGACCTGGCGCTGCAGGCCGCGCCCGACCACCCCTGGGTCACGAGCAACCCGGAGTGGTTCACCACGCGCGCCGACGGCACGATCGCCTACGCCGAGAACCCGCCGAAGAAGTACCAGGACATCTACCCCATCAACTTCGACAACGACCCGACCGGCATCTGCCGCGAGGTGCTCCGCGTCGTCAAGCTGTGGATGAGCCACGGGGTGCGGATCTTCCGCGTCGACAACCCCCACACCAAGCCGGTCGCGTTCTGGGAGTGGCTGCTGCGCGAGGTCCGCCGCACCGACCCCGACGTGATCTTCCTGGCGGAGGCCTTCACGAAGCCGGCGATGATGCAGGGGCTCGGCGCGATCGGGTTCCACCAGTCCTACACCTACTTCACGTGGCGCACCGCGAAGTGGGAGATCGAGGACTACCTCCGCGAGCTCACGTCGGAGACCGACCACCTGATGCGGCCGAACTTCTTCGTCAACACCCCCGACATCCTCCACGCCTCGCTGCAGTACGGCGGCCCCCCGGTCTTCAAGATCCGCGCGGCCCTCGCCGCCACGAGCTCCCCGACCTACGGGGTCTACGCGGGCTACGAGCTGTTCGAGCACGTCGCGGTGAAGCCGGGGAGCGAGGAGTACCTCGACTCGGAGAAGTACCAGGTCCGCATCCGCGACTGGGAGACCGCGGAGGCCGAGGGGCGCACGCTGACGCCGTACCTCACCCGCCTCAACGAGGTACGGCGCGAGCACCGCGCGCTGCAGCTGCTCCGCAACCTCACCATCCACCACAGCGACGACGAGAACGTGCTGGTCTACTCCAAGCGCGCGACGGGTACCGACGGGCCCGATGGCGCCGACGACGTCGTCATCGTGGTGATCAACCTGGACCCGCACGCCACGCGGGAGACCACCGTCCACCTGGACATGCCCTCGCTCGGTCTCGACTGGGGCGACGCCTACGAGGTCACCGACGCCTTCACCGGCGAGACGTGGACGTGGCGCGAGCACAACTACGTCCGTCTCGACCCGGGCCACGAGCCGGCCCACGTGCTGACCCTCAGGAGCCTGCGATGA
- a CDS encoding ion channel has protein sequence MLTQLGGILVYPFLGDSGTGRGAFGTIGLVVLVMAVFAVRATQALTWVSLVLGGPLVVLTVLEAMRPDNGAIVVGSSLLHAVFYFYTAWALIRYMFHDDEVTNDEIWATGATFTVVAWGFAYLYVAVQVVWPGSFTAAVDAEQQRSWVELLFLSVTTLTSTGLSDVVPVLPHARSVVMLEQIAGMLYIALVIARVMALLSARKARRSS, from the coding sequence ATGCTGACCCAGCTGGGCGGGATCCTGGTCTACCCGTTCCTCGGCGACTCCGGCACCGGCCGCGGCGCCTTCGGCACGATCGGCCTGGTCGTGCTGGTGATGGCGGTCTTCGCCGTGCGCGCCACGCAGGCCCTCACGTGGGTCTCGCTGGTGCTGGGCGGGCCCCTCGTCGTGCTCACGGTGCTCGAGGCGATGCGCCCCGACAACGGCGCGATCGTGGTCGGGTCCTCGCTGCTCCACGCGGTCTTCTACTTCTACACGGCGTGGGCGCTGATCCGTTACATGTTCCACGACGACGAGGTCACCAACGACGAGATCTGGGCGACGGGGGCGACCTTCACCGTCGTGGCCTGGGGCTTCGCCTACCTGTACGTCGCGGTCCAGGTCGTGTGGCCCGGCTCCTTCACGGCGGCGGTCGACGCGGAGCAGCAACGGAGCTGGGTCGAGCTGCTGTTCCTCTCCGTGACGACACTGACGAGCACCGGCCTCTCCGACGTGGTGCCGGTGCTCCCCCACGCCCGGTCGGTGGTCATGCTCGAGCAGATCGCCGGGATGCTCTACATCGCGCTCGTCATCGCGCGCGTGATGGCACTCCTCAGCGCCCGCAAGGCGCGTCGCTCCTCCTGA
- the glgX gene encoding glycogen debranching protein GlgX yields the protein MTPGLWSFEGQVSPVWPGRNWPLGATWSPASTNFAVYAPHATACWLCVFDDEDVETRHALTERSLGIWHGALPDIAPGTRYGYRVDGPWDPAQGLRFNPAKLLLDPYAQAVSGTIDPRPALFGYRFDDPAVRNDDDSAPYAARSVVVDPSFDWEGEQPMKRRWRDTVIYELHVKGFTALHDRVPEHLRGTYAGLGSPAVTDYLRDLGVTAVELLPVHQFFSEPGLTERGAVNYWGYNSIGYFAPHNAYSAAGDRGQQVTEFKQMVKDLHRAGIEVILDVVYNHTAEAGPLGPTLSFRGLDDRGFYRRVQRGETAPEGPSGRFDDTYWDVTGCGNTVNSEDPLALRMILDSLRYWVTEMHVDGFRFDLMSALTRTGSRVDMKSDLLVAIGQDPVLRHVKLIAEPWDASMDGYLVGELPPPWVEWNDQYRDSTRDFWRGQTPGLHEVATRLAGSSDLYADDGRSAYNSVNFVTAHDGFTLRDLVSYDRKHNEANGEDNRDGTDNNRSWNHGVEGDTDDARILERRRRQAANMMATLCLSNGVPMITAGDERGRTQRGNNNAYCQDNPTSWIDWSPDDAWLDVYEVTKAALRLRREHPALRQRHWFEGRPTIRGGPKDLAWLHPTGREMRAEDWHDGNLRAVGMFVSGAPLRAPGPRGEQQVDASFVIWFNAGHEPVHLLLPENDWVQEGAVVLSTDGELPPGTPVKAGDHFEVRSRSVLVIQTT from the coding sequence ATGACTCCCGGTCTCTGGAGCTTCGAGGGCCAGGTCTCACCCGTGTGGCCCGGACGCAACTGGCCGCTCGGGGCGACCTGGTCGCCCGCCTCGACCAACTTCGCCGTCTACGCGCCCCACGCGACCGCGTGCTGGCTGTGCGTGTTCGACGACGAGGACGTCGAGACCCGCCACGCCCTGACGGAGCGCTCCCTGGGCATCTGGCACGGCGCGCTTCCCGACATCGCGCCCGGCACCCGTTACGGCTACCGCGTCGACGGGCCGTGGGACCCCGCCCAGGGCCTCCGCTTCAACCCCGCCAAGCTCCTCCTCGACCCCTACGCGCAGGCGGTCAGCGGCACGATCGACCCCCGGCCCGCCCTGTTCGGCTACCGCTTCGACGACCCCGCGGTCCGCAACGACGACGACTCCGCGCCGTACGCCGCGCGGAGCGTGGTCGTCGACCCCTCCTTCGACTGGGAGGGCGAGCAGCCGATGAAGCGGCGGTGGCGCGACACCGTCATCTACGAGCTCCACGTCAAGGGGTTCACCGCCCTGCACGACCGGGTGCCGGAGCACCTGCGCGGCACCTACGCGGGGCTCGGGTCGCCGGCGGTCACCGACTACCTGCGCGACCTCGGCGTCACCGCCGTCGAGCTGCTGCCGGTGCACCAGTTCTTCTCCGAGCCCGGGCTCACCGAGCGTGGCGCGGTCAACTACTGGGGCTACAACTCCATCGGCTACTTCGCTCCGCACAACGCCTACAGCGCAGCCGGCGACCGGGGCCAGCAGGTCACCGAGTTCAAGCAGATGGTCAAGGACCTCCACCGCGCCGGCATCGAGGTCATCCTCGACGTCGTCTACAACCACACGGCCGAAGCCGGGCCGCTCGGCCCGACGCTCTCCTTCCGCGGGCTGGACGACCGGGGCTTCTACCGCCGCGTGCAGCGCGGCGAGACCGCGCCCGAGGGCCCGTCCGGGCGGTTCGACGACACCTACTGGGACGTGACGGGCTGCGGCAACACGGTCAACAGCGAGGACCCGCTGGCGCTCCGGATGATCCTCGACTCGCTGCGCTACTGGGTCACCGAGATGCACGTCGACGGCTTCCGCTTCGACCTCATGTCGGCGCTGACCCGCACCGGCTCCCGCGTGGACATGAAGAGCGACCTGCTCGTCGCCATCGGCCAGGACCCGGTGCTGCGGCACGTCAAGCTCATCGCGGAGCCCTGGGACGCCTCGATGGACGGCTACCTCGTCGGCGAGCTCCCGCCGCCGTGGGTGGAGTGGAACGACCAGTACCGCGACAGCACCCGGGACTTCTGGCGCGGCCAGACGCCCGGCCTCCACGAGGTCGCGACGCGGCTCGCCGGCAGCAGCGACCTGTACGCCGACGACGGACGCTCGGCGTACAACTCCGTCAACTTCGTGACCGCCCACGACGGGTTCACGCTGCGGGACCTCGTCTCCTACGACCGCAAGCACAACGAGGCGAACGGCGAGGACAACCGGGACGGGACGGACAACAACCGGTCGTGGAACCACGGCGTGGAGGGCGACACCGACGACGCCCGGATCCTCGAGCGGCGGCGCCGGCAGGCCGCGAACATGATGGCCACCCTGTGCCTGTCCAACGGCGTCCCGATGATCACGGCCGGCGACGAGCGGGGGCGCACGCAACGCGGCAACAACAACGCCTACTGCCAGGACAACCCGACGTCGTGGATCGACTGGAGCCCCGACGACGCGTGGCTGGACGTCTACGAGGTCACGAAGGCCGCCCTGCGCCTGCGGCGGGAGCACCCGGCGCTGCGCCAGCGGCACTGGTTCGAGGGTCGACCGACGATCAGGGGCGGGCCGAAGGACCTGGCGTGGCTGCACCCGACCGGCCGCGAGATGCGCGCCGAGGACTGGCACGACGGGAACCTCCGCGCCGTGGGCATGTTCGTCTCCGGTGCGCCGCTCCGCGCCCCCGGGCCGCGCGGCGAGCAGCAGGTCGACGCCTCGTTCGTCATCTGGTTCAACGCCGGCCACGAGCCCGTCCACCTCCTGCTGCCCGAGAACGACTGGGTGCAGGAGGGCGCCGTCGTGCTCTCGACCGACGGCGAGCTGCCGCCGGGCACGCCGGTGAAGGCCGGGGACCACTTCGAGGTGCGCAGCCGCTCGGTGCTGGTGATCCAGACGACCTGA
- a CDS encoding enoyl-CoA hydratase/isomerase family protein, giving the protein MGEHVRLEVADGVGTIRLDRPKMNAISFAVQAELREVAREATERDDVRAVVIWGGERVFAAGNDVKEMAEVSYTGMVAKAGSVQSAVTAIAAIPKPVVAAVNGYALGGGCELALAADVRIAADNAVLGQPEILLGIIPGAGGTQRLARLVGPSKAKDLMFTGRFVKADEALAIGLVDRVVPAAEVYDAALAWAGQFTAAAAFALRAVKESVDQGLEVDLATGLAIERTQFAAVFATEDAEIGLRSFVENGPGKAQFVGR; this is encoded by the coding sequence ATGGGTGAGCACGTCCGACTGGAGGTGGCCGACGGCGTCGGCACCATCCGCCTGGACCGTCCGAAGATGAACGCGATCAGCTTCGCCGTGCAGGCCGAGCTGCGCGAGGTCGCCCGGGAGGCGACCGAGCGCGACGACGTGCGCGCGGTCGTGATCTGGGGCGGCGAGCGCGTCTTCGCCGCCGGCAACGACGTCAAGGAGATGGCCGAGGTCTCCTACACGGGCATGGTCGCCAAGGCCGGGTCGGTGCAGTCGGCGGTCACGGCGATCGCCGCCATCCCCAAGCCGGTCGTCGCGGCCGTCAACGGCTACGCCCTCGGCGGTGGCTGCGAGCTGGCGCTGGCGGCCGACGTGCGCATCGCGGCCGACAACGCGGTGCTGGGCCAGCCCGAGATCCTCCTCGGCATCATCCCCGGCGCGGGCGGCACCCAGCGGCTCGCACGGCTCGTCGGGCCGTCGAAGGCGAAGGACCTCATGTTCACGGGACGCTTCGTGAAGGCCGACGAGGCGCTCGCGATCGGTCTCGTCGACCGGGTCGTCCCGGCGGCCGAGGTGTACGACGCGGCGCTCGCCTGGGCCGGGCAGTTCACCGCGGCCGCGGCCTTCGCGCTGCGGGCCGTGAAGGAGTCCGTCGACCAGGGCCTCGAGGTCGACCTGGCGACGGGCCTCGCCATCGAGCGCACCCAGTTCGCGGCGGTCTTCGCCACCGAGGACGCCGAGATCGGTCTCCGGTCGTTCGTCGAGAACGGTCCGGGCAAGGCGCAGTTCGTCGGCCGATGA
- a CDS encoding electron transfer flavoprotein subunit beta/FixA family protein, whose translation MKHVPDATADRKFESDNTVDRAGVDGLLSELDEYAVEQALQLRESREGEEIEITALTVGPEKALDAVRKALQMGVDKGVHVTDEGIAGSDYLGTSLVLAKAIEKLGAEKPVDIVFFGMASTDASGGVVPAMVAERLDLPQVTLAALVQSQGDQVRIKRDGDTATEVIGATLPIVLSVTDQSGEARYPSFKGIMAAKKKPVETYSLADLGVDPSEVGAGAATTSVEDTAARPPRTAGEIVTDEDGSGAEALAGFLASKKFI comes from the coding sequence GTGAAGCACGTCCCGGACGCCACGGCGGACCGGAAGTTCGAGTCCGACAACACGGTGGACCGGGCGGGCGTCGACGGTCTGCTGTCGGAGCTCGACGAGTACGCCGTGGAGCAGGCCCTGCAGCTCCGCGAGAGCCGTGAGGGCGAGGAGATCGAGATCACCGCGCTGACGGTGGGTCCCGAGAAAGCGCTCGACGCGGTGCGCAAGGCGCTGCAGATGGGTGTCGACAAGGGCGTCCACGTCACCGACGAGGGCATCGCCGGGTCCGACTACCTCGGCACCTCGCTGGTGCTCGCCAAGGCGATCGAGAAGCTGGGCGCGGAGAAGCCGGTCGACATCGTCTTCTTCGGCATGGCCTCCACCGACGCCTCCGGCGGCGTGGTGCCGGCGATGGTCGCCGAGCGGCTCGACCTGCCGCAGGTGACGCTCGCCGCCCTCGTCCAGTCCCAGGGCGACCAGGTCCGCATCAAGCGGGACGGCGACACCGCGACCGAGGTCATCGGCGCGACGCTGCCGATCGTGCTCTCGGTGACGGACCAGTCCGGCGAGGCGCGCTACCCCTCGTTCAAGGGGATCATGGCCGCCAAGAAGAAGCCGGTGGAGACCTACTCGCTGGCCGACCTCGGCGTCGACCCCAGCGAGGTCGGCGCGGGCGCTGCCACGACCTCGGTCGAGGACACCGCCGCCCGCCCGCCGCGCACCGCCGGCGAGATCGTGACCGACGAGGACGGGTCGGGCGCCGAGGCGCTCGCCGGTTTCCTCGCGTCCAAGAAGTTCATCTGA
- a CDS encoding electron transfer flavoprotein subunit alpha/FixB family protein, producing the protein MSEVLVLVDHVDGAVRKPTFELLAIAKKLGTPAAVFIGGAGEAAEAAAAVKKYGAEKVYVVDDAEIKGYLVAPKAEALAQLVEKTSPAAVLIVSGAEGKEVGARLAVKTGSGLITDAVDVAEDGTATQSVFAGNYTLTGKVTKGTPIITVKPNSASPEEGEGAGTVEEVAVTISDAAKTAQIVASQPRQASGRPELTEAAIVVSGGRGTGGDFAPVEKLADALGAAVGASRAAVDSGWIPHTFQVGQTGKTVSPQLYVANGISGAIQHRAGMQTSKTIVAVNKDEEAPIFELVDFGVVGDLHSVLPALADAVEARKG; encoded by the coding sequence ATGTCTGAGGTTCTGGTCCTCGTCGACCACGTCGACGGAGCGGTCCGCAAGCCGACCTTCGAGCTGCTGGCCATCGCGAAGAAGCTGGGCACGCCGGCTGCCGTGTTCATCGGCGGCGCGGGCGAGGCCGCTGAGGCGGCCGCCGCGGTGAAGAAGTACGGCGCGGAGAAGGTCTACGTCGTCGACGACGCCGAGATCAAGGGCTACCTGGTGGCCCCCAAGGCCGAGGCGCTCGCGCAGCTCGTGGAGAAGACCTCCCCGGCCGCGGTGCTCATCGTCTCGGGTGCGGAGGGCAAGGAGGTCGGCGCCCGCCTCGCGGTCAAGACCGGCTCCGGTCTCATCACCGACGCCGTCGACGTGGCCGAGGACGGCACGGCGACGCAGTCGGTGTTCGCGGGCAACTACACGCTGACCGGCAAGGTCACGAAGGGCACGCCGATCATCACGGTCAAGCCGAACTCCGCCAGCCCGGAGGAGGGCGAGGGTGCCGGCACGGTCGAGGAGGTCGCGGTGACGATCTCCGACGCCGCCAAGACGGCGCAGATCGTGGCCTCGCAGCCGCGCCAGGCGTCGGGTCGCCCCGAGCTCACCGAGGCCGCGATCGTGGTCTCCGGTGGTCGCGGCACCGGCGGCGACTTCGCGCCGGTGGAGAAGCTCGCGGACGCGCTCGGCGCGGCCGTCGGCGCCTCGCGCGCCGCGGTGGACTCCGGCTGGATCCCCCACACCTTCCAGGTGGGCCAGACCGGCAAGACCGTCTCGCCGCAACTCTACGTCGCGAACGGCATCTCCGGTGCCATCCAGCACCGGGCCGGCATGCAGACCTCCAAGACGATCGTCGCGGTCAACAAGGACGAGGAGGCGCCGATCTTCGAGCTCGTCGACTTCGGCGTCGTGGGCGACCTGCACAGCGTCCTGCCGGCCCTCGCGGACGCCGTCGAGGCCCGCAAGGGCTGA
- a CDS encoding glutamate-5-semialdehyde dehydrogenase, whose protein sequence is MSTEDVLAAATRAKEAAYELATATRATKDAALEAMAAALAAHEPAILDANTTDVERAEEGGTAPNIVDRLRLTPERLAQMAQGLREVAALPDPVGEVVRGGALPNGLELRQVRVPFGVVGMIYEARPNVTADAAGICLKSGNAVLLRGSSSARSSNAAIVAALREAVVSAGLPADVVQLVPGDTHESVKALMRARGLVDVLIPRGGAGLIRSVVEESTVPVIETGVGNCHVYVDASADLDKALAIVVNAKTQRTSVCNAAESLLVHADVADDFLPLVIDALAERGVRIHGDARFGEYDGIEPATDEDYATEYLSLDIAAAVVDDLEAAIGHIRRYSSGHSDAIVTESQSAARRFVAAVDSAAVLVNASTRFTDGGEFGFGAEIGISTQKLHARGPMGLPEMTSTKYVVTGDGHVR, encoded by the coding sequence ATGAGCACCGAGGACGTCCTGGCCGCGGCGACGAGGGCCAAGGAGGCGGCGTACGAGCTGGCCACGGCGACCCGCGCGACGAAGGACGCGGCGCTGGAGGCCATGGCGGCGGCGCTCGCCGCCCACGAGCCGGCGATCCTGGACGCGAACACGACCGACGTCGAGCGGGCCGAGGAGGGCGGCACCGCGCCCAACATCGTCGACCGCCTGCGCCTCACCCCCGAGCGGCTCGCCCAGATGGCCCAGGGCCTGCGCGAGGTCGCCGCGCTCCCGGACCCGGTGGGGGAGGTGGTCCGCGGCGGCGCCCTGCCCAACGGCCTCGAGCTGCGTCAGGTGCGGGTGCCCTTCGGGGTCGTCGGCATGATCTACGAGGCCCGTCCCAACGTCACCGCGGACGCGGCCGGCATCTGCCTCAAGTCGGGCAACGCCGTCCTGCTGCGCGGCTCCTCGAGCGCGCGGTCGAGCAACGCGGCGATCGTGGCGGCCCTCCGCGAGGCCGTCGTGTCGGCCGGTCTGCCCGCCGACGTCGTCCAGCTGGTGCCGGGGGACACCCACGAGAGCGTCAAGGCGCTCATGCGGGCCCGCGGCCTGGTCGACGTGCTCATCCCGCGCGGCGGCGCCGGCCTGATCCGCTCGGTGGTCGAGGAGTCGACCGTGCCGGTGATCGAGACGGGTGTCGGCAACTGCCACGTCTACGTCGACGCGTCGGCCGACCTCGACAAGGCGCTCGCGATCGTCGTCAACGCCAAGACCCAGCGCACGTCGGTGTGCAACGCTGCCGAGTCGCTGCTGGTGCACGCCGACGTCGCCGATGACTTCCTGCCGCTCGTCATCGACGCGCTCGCCGAGCGCGGGGTGCGGATCCACGGCGACGCCCGCTTCGGGGAGTACGACGGGATCGAGCCCGCCACCGACGAGGACTACGCGACCGAGTACCTCTCGCTCGACATCGCCGCCGCGGTCGTCGACGACCTCGAGGCCGCCATCGGCCACATCCGGCGCTACTCCTCGGGCCACTCCGACGCGATCGTGACCGAGTCGCAGTCGGCGGCGCGCCGGTTCGTCGCCGCGGTCGACTCCGCGGCCGTGCTGGTCAACGCGTCGACGCGGTTCACGGACGGCGGCGAGTTCGGGTTCGGGGCGGAGATCGGCATCAGCACCCAGAAGCTGCACGCCCGCGGCCCGATGGGGCTGCCCGAGATGACGTCGACGAAGTACGTCGTCACCGGCGACGGGCACGTGCGGTGA
- the nadD gene encoding nicotinate-nucleotide adenylyltransferase, with translation MVASTVEVPPPATGRRIGVMGGTFDPIHHGHLVAASEVQSFFDLDEVVFVPTGDPWQKSDRRVSPAEHRYLMTVIATASNPRFRVSRVDIDRGGPTYTVDTLRDLRDQLPGSELFFITGADALANIFTWRDTSEMFDLAQFVGVTRPGYTMDAASLASIPDRRVTMLEIPALAISSTDCRQRTERGEPVWYLVPDGVVQYIGKHHLYESSTKGPA, from the coding sequence GTGGTCGCGAGCACAGTTGAGGTGCCGCCTCCCGCCACGGGGCGCCGCATCGGGGTGATGGGCGGAACCTTCGACCCCATCCACCACGGCCACCTCGTGGCGGCCTCCGAGGTGCAGTCCTTCTTCGACCTCGACGAGGTCGTGTTCGTCCCCACGGGCGACCCGTGGCAGAAGTCCGACCGGCGCGTGTCGCCGGCGGAGCACCGCTACCTCATGACGGTCATCGCGACCGCGTCCAACCCGCGCTTCCGGGTCTCGCGCGTCGACATCGACCGGGGCGGTCCGACGTACACCGTCGACACGCTCCGCGACCTGCGTGACCAGCTGCCCGGCTCCGAGCTCTTCTTCATCACCGGGGCCGACGCGCTCGCCAACATCTTCACGTGGCGCGACACCTCCGAGATGTTCGACCTGGCGCAGTTCGTGGGGGTGACCCGCCCCGGCTACACGATGGACGCCGCGTCGCTGGCGTCGATCCCCGACCGCCGCGTGACCATGCTCGAGATCCCCGCCCTGGCGATCTCCTCGACCGACTGCCGCCAGCGCACGGAGCGGGGCGAGCCGGTGTGGTACCTGGTGCCCGAC